A region from the Chelmon rostratus isolate fCheRos1 chromosome 6, fCheRos1.pri, whole genome shotgun sequence genome encodes:
- the spty2d1 gene encoding protein SPT2 homolog isoform X2 → MMDFDNILDLASQNQGLSSVQKRYSLQAGPPKKDPRSKGVNPAAVQALLKKQLHETKKKEIQSKKQKEELLAKRVELKSDRKARAMASRTKDNFRGYNGIPVVPVPKKRRSKQEMQEDASMNEERFRNNSIDPEDDEDNYEYEQTDSEAEQEPEPLRQGKSTGVSSSGKPSTKKPSGPPKPAPPPMNFADLLKLAEKKQFEPVELKSKPVKKEGRLRTADEIKELEMERKAKRQDKDPKAERERDSKSQSSSSSIKKGTLEREQKNCKPQKNSLDKPSLPSGSGKKLRQTPISNKDRERERPKTSHSDRDRSKTSLSSSSGAINSKVPSKATSSQVSAKQGGPKPLSSHKSSTSSDLNFKKESSSSFQGRASGIPGTRSPGTAITGQRSQHGASNQTRPSQGSSSKQGPTAGGLKSGKGEPLRPGINSPVKSSGNSVMRPSLGGPPKAGSQPQARPGGTLQTKSGGIPQARPGGRGMQGHPAGSASRPPGIGPGQPGRGGAVPGRSTGSIGSGPGRPRCTVVSETISSKNVGGPRPGVPPRPGMPQRPGMPQRPGMPQRPGMPQRPGMPPRPGMPPRPMMNRPPGTMLPPITSAYKRKYEDEDEYDSEMDDFIDDEGEEQEEISRHIKEIFGYDKNRYRDESDYALRFMESSWRDMQKEEARSLKMAVQEDQEEERREQEELKRNIKKRKKQ, encoded by the exons ATGATGGACTTTGATAATATATTGGATCTCGCCTCGCAAAACCAGGGCCTCAGCAGTGTACAG AAGAGATACAGTTTACAAGCTGGACCGCCCAAAAAGGACCCAAGGTCGAAAGGTGTaaatcctgctgctgtgcaggCACTTCTGAAGAAACAACTCCATGAGACCAAAAAGAAAG aaattcaaagtaagaaacagaaggaggaaCTACTAGCAAAGAGGGTTGAGTTGAAGTCAGACCGCAAAGCACGAGCCATGGCTTCCAGAACTAAGGACAATTTCAGAGGCTACAATGGTATCCCAGTGGTACCAGTTCCTAAGAAGAGGAGGTCAAAACAAGAAATGCAGGAAGACGCCTCTATGAATGAGGAAAGATTCAGAAATAACTCAATTGACCCAGAGGACGATGAGGACAATTATGAGTATGAACAGACAGATTCAGAGGCAGAACAGGAGCCTGAGCCGCTGAGGCAGGGGAAATCCACGGGTGTCAGTAGTAGCGGCAAGCCCTCCACTAAAAAACCCAGTGGGCCACCAAAGCCTGCTCCACCTCCCATGAACTTTGCCGACTTACTCAAATTGGCCGAGAAGAAGCAGTTTGAGCCGGTTGAGCTAAAATCCAAGCCAgtgaaaaaagaaggaaggcTCCGCACAGCTGATGAAATAAAGGAACTGGAGATGGAGCGCAAGGCTAAGAGACAGGACAAAGAcccaaaggcagagagagaaagggacagCAAGTCCCAGTCCAGCTCTAGTTCAATAAAAAAAGGCACTTTAGAGAGGGAGCAGAAGAACTGCAAACCACAAAAGAACTCCTTAGATAAGCCAAGTTTGCCCAGTGGGTCAGGAAAAAAGTTGCGCCAAACACCGATTAGcaataaagacagagaaagagagaggcccAAGACTTCTCATAGTGATAGAGATAGATCCAAGACAAGCCTGTCTAGTTCATCAGGTGCCATAAACAGTAAAGTTCCTTCGAAAGCCACGTCTTCTCAGGTTTCAGCCAAACAAGGGGGCCCAAAGCCCTTGTCTAGCCACAAATCTAGCACCTCAAGTGACCTtaactttaaaaaagaaagctcATCATCATTTCAAGGAAGAGCTTCAGGTATTCCTGGGACCAGGTCTCCTGGTACAGCTATAACAGGCCAAAGATCTCAACATGGGGCCTCCAATCAGACCAGGCCTAGTCAGGGTAGCTCATCGAAGCAGGGACCTACAGCCGGAGGCCTCAAGTCTGGAAAGGGAGAACCACTAAGGCCTGGAATTAATTCTCCAGTAAAATCAAGTGGCAATTCAGTGATGAGACCTTCATTGGGCGGCCCTCCTAAGGCAGGGAGCCAACCTCAGGCAAGGCCTGGAGGCACACTCCAGACAAAATCTGGTGGCATCCCACAGGCAAGACCTGGTGGGAGGGGCATGCAAGGTCACCCAGCAGGTAGTGCATCCAGACCTCCAGGGATTGGACCTGGTCAGCCTGGTCGTGGAGGAGCAGTACCCGGACGATCAACTGGAAGCATTGGATCGGGACCTGGAAGACCCAGGTGCACTGTGGTGTCAGAGACCATCTCATCCAAGAATGTTGGTGGGCCCAGACCTGGAGTCCCTCCTCGGCCAGGCATGCCACAGAGACCTGGTATGCCACAGAGACCTGGTATGCCACAGAGACCTGGTATGCCACAGAGACCCGGGATGCCACCCAGACCGGGAATGCCACCCAGACCTATGATGAACAGACCACCAG GTACAATGCTACCACCCATCACCTCTGCATACAAGAGAAAAtatgaggatgaagatgagtaTGACTCAGAAATGGATGATTTTATTGATGATGAAGGAGAAGAGCAAGAGGAAATTTCCCGGCACATTAAGGAAATTTTCGGCTATGATAAAAACAG ATACAGGGATGAGAGCGACTATGCACTTAGATTCATggagagcagctggagagatATGCAGAAAGAGGAGGCGAGGAG CCTGAAAATGGCGGTGCAGGAagatcaggaggaggagagaagagagcaaGAGGAGCTTAAAAGAAATAtcaagaagagaaaaaaacaatga
- the spty2d1 gene encoding protein SPT2 homolog isoform X1 yields the protein MMDFDNILDLASQNQGLSSVQQKRYSLQAGPPKKDPRSKGVNPAAVQALLKKQLHETKKKEIQSKKQKEELLAKRVELKSDRKARAMASRTKDNFRGYNGIPVVPVPKKRRSKQEMQEDASMNEERFRNNSIDPEDDEDNYEYEQTDSEAEQEPEPLRQGKSTGVSSSGKPSTKKPSGPPKPAPPPMNFADLLKLAEKKQFEPVELKSKPVKKEGRLRTADEIKELEMERKAKRQDKDPKAERERDSKSQSSSSSIKKGTLEREQKNCKPQKNSLDKPSLPSGSGKKLRQTPISNKDRERERPKTSHSDRDRSKTSLSSSSGAINSKVPSKATSSQVSAKQGGPKPLSSHKSSTSSDLNFKKESSSSFQGRASGIPGTRSPGTAITGQRSQHGASNQTRPSQGSSSKQGPTAGGLKSGKGEPLRPGINSPVKSSGNSVMRPSLGGPPKAGSQPQARPGGTLQTKSGGIPQARPGGRGMQGHPAGSASRPPGIGPGQPGRGGAVPGRSTGSIGSGPGRPRCTVVSETISSKNVGGPRPGVPPRPGMPQRPGMPQRPGMPQRPGMPQRPGMPPRPGMPPRPMMNRPPGTMLPPITSAYKRKYEDEDEYDSEMDDFIDDEGEEQEEISRHIKEIFGYDKNRYRDESDYALRFMESSWRDMQKEEARSLKMAVQEDQEEERREQEELKRNIKKRKKQ from the exons ATGATGGACTTTGATAATATATTGGATCTCGCCTCGCAAAACCAGGGCCTCAGCAGTGTACAG CAGAAGAGATACAGTTTACAAGCTGGACCGCCCAAAAAGGACCCAAGGTCGAAAGGTGTaaatcctgctgctgtgcaggCACTTCTGAAGAAACAACTCCATGAGACCAAAAAGAAAG aaattcaaagtaagaaacagaaggaggaaCTACTAGCAAAGAGGGTTGAGTTGAAGTCAGACCGCAAAGCACGAGCCATGGCTTCCAGAACTAAGGACAATTTCAGAGGCTACAATGGTATCCCAGTGGTACCAGTTCCTAAGAAGAGGAGGTCAAAACAAGAAATGCAGGAAGACGCCTCTATGAATGAGGAAAGATTCAGAAATAACTCAATTGACCCAGAGGACGATGAGGACAATTATGAGTATGAACAGACAGATTCAGAGGCAGAACAGGAGCCTGAGCCGCTGAGGCAGGGGAAATCCACGGGTGTCAGTAGTAGCGGCAAGCCCTCCACTAAAAAACCCAGTGGGCCACCAAAGCCTGCTCCACCTCCCATGAACTTTGCCGACTTACTCAAATTGGCCGAGAAGAAGCAGTTTGAGCCGGTTGAGCTAAAATCCAAGCCAgtgaaaaaagaaggaaggcTCCGCACAGCTGATGAAATAAAGGAACTGGAGATGGAGCGCAAGGCTAAGAGACAGGACAAAGAcccaaaggcagagagagaaagggacagCAAGTCCCAGTCCAGCTCTAGTTCAATAAAAAAAGGCACTTTAGAGAGGGAGCAGAAGAACTGCAAACCACAAAAGAACTCCTTAGATAAGCCAAGTTTGCCCAGTGGGTCAGGAAAAAAGTTGCGCCAAACACCGATTAGcaataaagacagagaaagagagaggcccAAGACTTCTCATAGTGATAGAGATAGATCCAAGACAAGCCTGTCTAGTTCATCAGGTGCCATAAACAGTAAAGTTCCTTCGAAAGCCACGTCTTCTCAGGTTTCAGCCAAACAAGGGGGCCCAAAGCCCTTGTCTAGCCACAAATCTAGCACCTCAAGTGACCTtaactttaaaaaagaaagctcATCATCATTTCAAGGAAGAGCTTCAGGTATTCCTGGGACCAGGTCTCCTGGTACAGCTATAACAGGCCAAAGATCTCAACATGGGGCCTCCAATCAGACCAGGCCTAGTCAGGGTAGCTCATCGAAGCAGGGACCTACAGCCGGAGGCCTCAAGTCTGGAAAGGGAGAACCACTAAGGCCTGGAATTAATTCTCCAGTAAAATCAAGTGGCAATTCAGTGATGAGACCTTCATTGGGCGGCCCTCCTAAGGCAGGGAGCCAACCTCAGGCAAGGCCTGGAGGCACACTCCAGACAAAATCTGGTGGCATCCCACAGGCAAGACCTGGTGGGAGGGGCATGCAAGGTCACCCAGCAGGTAGTGCATCCAGACCTCCAGGGATTGGACCTGGTCAGCCTGGTCGTGGAGGAGCAGTACCCGGACGATCAACTGGAAGCATTGGATCGGGACCTGGAAGACCCAGGTGCACTGTGGTGTCAGAGACCATCTCATCCAAGAATGTTGGTGGGCCCAGACCTGGAGTCCCTCCTCGGCCAGGCATGCCACAGAGACCTGGTATGCCACAGAGACCTGGTATGCCACAGAGACCTGGTATGCCACAGAGACCCGGGATGCCACCCAGACCGGGAATGCCACCCAGACCTATGATGAACAGACCACCAG GTACAATGCTACCACCCATCACCTCTGCATACAAGAGAAAAtatgaggatgaagatgagtaTGACTCAGAAATGGATGATTTTATTGATGATGAAGGAGAAGAGCAAGAGGAAATTTCCCGGCACATTAAGGAAATTTTCGGCTATGATAAAAACAG ATACAGGGATGAGAGCGACTATGCACTTAGATTCATggagagcagctggagagatATGCAGAAAGAGGAGGCGAGGAG CCTGAAAATGGCGGTGCAGGAagatcaggaggaggagagaagagagcaaGAGGAGCTTAAAAGAAATAtcaagaagagaaaaaaacaatga
- the tmem86a gene encoding lysoplasmalogenase-like protein TMEM86A: protein MVSPVTVVKSEGPKLVPFFKATCVYFVLWLPTSSPSWFSALIKCLPIFCLWVFLLAHGFSFLGAHSSARKILAGLIFSALGDAFLIWQEQGYFVHGLLMFAITHILYSSAFGMKPLNVSAGLIITAVSSLSYMLLYPYLSGPFTYLVAVYIGLIGFMGWRAVAGLQLANDLWTWTKLSACLGAVLFMVSDLTIAVNKFCFPVPHSRAIIMATYYAAQMLIALSAVECQDVEVARKRT, encoded by the exons ATGGTTTCTCCGGTAACAGTG GTCAAGAGTGAAGGCCCCAAGCTGGTGCCATTCTTCAAGGCAACCTGCGTATACTTTGTCCTGTGGCTGCCCACCTCGAGCCCATCCTGGTTCAGCGCGCTGATCAAATGTCTGCCCATCTTCTGCCTGTGGGTGTTTTTACTGGCACACGGCTTCAGTTTCCTAGGTGCTCACTCCAGCGCCCGCAAGATCTTGGCTGGCCTCATCTTCTCTGCTCTGGGCGATGCCTTTCTCATCTGGCAGGAGCAGGGCTACTTCGTCCACG GCCTGTTGATGTTTGCCATCACCCACATCCTCTACTCGTCTGCCTTTGGGATGAAGCCCCTTAACGTGTCTGCTGGcctcatcatcactgctgtgtcGTCTCTGAGCTACATGCTGCTGTACCCATACCTGTCCGGCCCCTTCACCTACCTGGTGGCCGTCTACATCGGTCTGATCGGCTTCATGGGCTGGAGGGCCGTCGCAGGCCTGCAGCTGGCCAACGACCTGTGGACCTGGACCAAGCTGTCCGCCTGCCTGGGCGCCGTGCTCTTCATGGTCTCCGACCTCACCATCGCCGTCAACAAGTTCTGCTTCCCCGTGCCCCATTCGCGTGCCATCATCATGGCCACCTACTACGCGGCCCAGATGCTGATAGCGCTGTCGGCCGTCGAGTGCCAGGATGTAGAGGTGGCCAGGAAGAGAACATGA